The DNA sequence GAAACTTCGGGACGAAGGGATACTCTCTACACATAGCTATTTCCATATCCGATGTATCCTGCCCGGGCGAGGTTAATGTCATTCACCACCAGGTAAAGATTACGGATTTTTGTCTTCCTTTTCAGTTCGTTCACGATCTCAATCTGCGATTTGTTCGTGTAGTTATGCCTTGCCACGTACATGGTGATGTCCGCAAACTTTTCAATGATCAGCGCGTCGGAAACAAGGCCAACTGGCGGACTGTCAATAATAACATAGTCGAAACGGCTGCGGAGGTAAGCGATCAGTTTGCCAAGTTTTTCACTCAGCAATAATTCCGAAGGATTCAAAGGCACCGGGCCTGAACTGACGATGAAACAGTTTTCGTTGAACAGGCTGGGTTTAATAATGCTTTGTACGTCGAGATCTTCATTAATATAATCAGTATAACCATGGTGATCATATTCAATCCCCATCATTCCGGACAATTTGGGTTTCCTCAGATCAAGTTCTATGAAGACTACTTTTTTTCCGGCCAGCGCCAGCGAACTTCCAAGATTCCAGGTAAGGAACGTCTTCCCTTCTCCATGCGTACTGGAGGTAACCATAATTACATTGGAAGCGTTAAAATTAAGCACGAACTGCAAGTTGGTCCGGAGGCTGCGGAAGCTTTCGGCGATAAGCGAATTGGATGCTTCGTGGATCACCAGGTTTGAAGAACCTGTATTACGCCCAATCTTGCCAATGATGGAAATATCGGTATACTTTTCTATGTCGAACTCGGATTTTATCCTGGAATGCAGGAAATCTTTGGAATTGACATAGGTAAGCGGAACAATCAGGCCCATGACAAATGCCATGAAATAAATGATCCGCTTGGGGGCTTTACCGGCCAGCTGGTACTTTTCGCATTATCGATGATTCTTGACCCCGGCATATTTGAATTTTTTGCAATAGCCGCCTCTTCCCACCGCTGTAGCAGGTACATGTACAACTGCTGCTTGAGGTTCTGCTGACGGGCATAGTCAAGAAAAACACGTTCTTTACCCGGCACTTGCTGTATCTTGCTGTTAAATGCTGCATTCTCGCTGCCAAGTTCCCGGGTACTGAGCTGCAGTTCCTTTTTATAAGAAGTTATATTCTGAAGCAAGTTCGAACGAACTCCCTGGATCTGCTGATCCAGGTTCCTGATCACGGGATTTGCGTCGGTATAGGAAAGGCTTTTCTTTTCCCGTTCGAGCAGTAGCGAATTGTACTGAGCAAGAGAAGCCGCAAAGGAAGCATTCTGAATGCTAAGAGAACTGGGGATCACGCTCTTGTTATCCGGCTCGCCGAGATAACCTTCCAGCTGATTAATAATAGACAGCTGCGTCTGCGCCTCCTGGAGCTTGTTGTAGTAGTTGCTCGCGTTATCTATCAGCACCCTTGATTGTTCACTGATATCGGTAATTCGATTGCTGCTCCTGTAGTCTTCCAACTTTTCTTCCACTTCGCTCAGCTCGCCCGCCACGACATTCAGCCGGTTATTAATAAAAACCAGCATACTGTCGGCCATTCGCACCTTTTCCTTTATATTATTTTCCAGGTACTTATCCATGATATGCTGAAGGATCACTTCGCCCTTTTCCGGATGGGGGTATATCAGCGACATATCGACGGTTGTTACAGACTTGTCAGAAAACTGCACGTTATAACTACTGGCAAGACGGCCTACTGCATCCTCATCGGAAATTATTTCCAGGCTGTAAACTGTCCCCGGCACGAGCGGAACATCCTTCTTTCTTTCCAGCAGCAGCTCATACTGAGGAAGTTTTACGGCACTTCCAAAACGAACGTCCTTTGTCAGTTCTTCCTCTTCGCTGCTTAACCGCCAGGTATTATTGCCGGTGATCTCGACGCGGTATGTTCTTTGATACAGGGAATCGACTGCAATATTCCGTATACCAGCCTGAAAAGGCGCTTCCCGGAAGATCTCATGCGAACCAAACCCATACCCGGAAAACACGATTACGTTCAAATCCAGGTCTTGTACGACTTGCTTCATCAGGAACCTGGATTTTAAGATGACCTCCTCGTTTTTAATATTGCTTTTGCCGTCGGTAAGGGAGAACATCCCGATCTCAGAAGCAAAATTATTCATCGCCGACGTTCCCACGGGCGGCTGCTGGTCTTGCAGCAGCATAGTGCTTTCTATCATGTATTCTTTTGTGGCAAAAGAGGTATACGCGTATGCCAGCGAAAGAAATACAACCAGGCCGAGTATAAACAGGTACCAATGGGATTTAATGTTTCGAAGCAGGCCTGCTATCCCCGAATTTCTGTCCGATCTTGTTACTGCGTTCATTTTTAATTCCCCCCTAAAGAAGTATATCGTATTAAGAGTACGTATGCCGATACCAGTGTTGCAGCAAGCGTCAGGTATCGTGGAACAGTATTGTCTGAATTCAGCAGCCGTGTCCTGGACGGCTCCACATAGACAATATCATTCTGCTTGAGGTAGAAATAGGGGGAATTAAGGATCCGCTTGTCGGTGATATCCATTCTTACAGCTACGTTTTCCCCTTCCGGATTCTTTCTGATCAGCAGAATGTTATTTCTTTTTCCGTAAACTGTCAGGTCTCCTGCGTACCCTAAGGCATCGATGATGGATACCCGTTCGTTCGGCATAACATAGGATGCGGGATTTTCCACCTCGCCCAGCACAGTCACGCGAAAATTGGTATAACGCACCTCAACTACCGGCGACCGGTAAAATTCTGAAGCCAGCTGCTGCAAGTATTCTTTCGCCTCGAAGGTGGACATGCCCGCCAGTTTCACCCTTCCCAGAACCGGAATTTCCACAAATCCCTCCTTATCCACGAGGTAACCTGAAGCAGGGGAAGGAGTCCGCGCATCGCCGTTCCGGCTATTGATCATAACGGCAGCCTGTGGATCTATCGTGTTGATATTGATCTCCAGGACGTCGTCAGGATGGATCACCGGCTCAATATAGTCGGCAATATCTACCGGTACCGGCTTGCTATTTTCGGGAATGTTTTGAAAATAGGAAAGCTTTTTCGAAGATGCGCAGGAACTTAGCGCACTTACTGCCAGCACGGTATAAAAATAAAGGCGTATCTTTTTCATAAAACTATCAATATTGAATCATCATTTCCAGAGCGGCTCCCTGCCCGGATGATATAAATTCCGGTATTCAGAGCCACACCCGGTTGAAGGGTTGTCTCGACCGCGCCGTCCGCGCCGGAAGTTACTGACTGCGAGTATACTTCCCTGCCAAGAACGTCCCTGATCTCAATCGTTACTTCTTCGGACGGGCCAAAATGTTCCGCGCGGACACGAACCTCAGAACCGCTGTTCGGATTTGGATAAGCAGTTATTGTCGCCTGCTGGTTATCCTGACCTGGTTCCTCTACCTGAGGTTCTTCCGGTTCGGGTTCCGGGATGCCAGGAGGCAGTTCAGGCGCTTCACCTTCCGGCCGTACGTTTTCGATATAATAGATGTTATCCTGGTAGTCATAATTGGTAAAATCGGTACCCAGGTAATCGCCGCCCATGATGTAAGCATTTGGGATAGGATTCCCTTCGCTATCTATTGCTTTCCAGATACGGATCCCGATCTTGTCACCGGCATTCCGCTCCCTGTCCGTATAGGAGGTCCCGACCCTGATCCCAAAGGCTGAAGCAGGATTAAATGTACCCCTGGCAAGT is a window from the Anseongella ginsenosidimutans genome containing:
- a CDS encoding CpsD/CapB family tyrosine-protein kinase encodes the protein MGLIVPLTYVNSKDFLHSRIKSEFDIEKYTDISIIGKIGRNTGSSNLVIHEASNSLIAESFRSLRTNLQFVLNFNASNVIMVTSSTHGEGKTFLTWNLGSSLALAGKKVVFIELDLRKPKLSGMMGIEYDHHGYTDYINEDLDVQSIIKPSLFNENCFIVSSGPVPLNPSELLLSEKLGKLIAYLRSRFDYVIIDSPPVGLVSDALIIEKFADITMYVARHNYTNKSQIEIVNELKRKTKIRNLYLVVNDINLARAGYIGYGNSYV
- a CDS encoding GumC family protein, giving the protein MNAVTRSDRNSGIAGLLRNIKSHWYLFILGLVVFLSLAYAYTSFATKEYMIESTMLLQDQQPPVGTSAMNNFASEIGMFSLTDGKSNIKNEEVILKSRFLMKQVVQDLDLNVIVFSGYGFGSHEIFREAPFQAGIRNIAVDSLYQRTYRVEITGNNTWRLSSEEEELTKDVRFGSAVKLPQYELLLERKKDVPLVPGTVYSLEIISDEDAVGRLASSYNVQFSDKSVTTVDMSLIYPHPEKGEVILQHIMDKYLENNIKEKVRMADSMLVFINNRLNVVAGELSEVEEKLEDYRSSNRITDISEQSRVLIDNASNYYNKLQEAQTQLSIINQLEGYLGEPDNKSVIPSSLSIQNASFAASLAQYNSLLLEREKKSLSYTDANPVIRNLDQQIQGVRSNLLQNITSYKKELQLSTRELGSENAAFNSKIQQVPGKERVFLDYARQQNLKQQLYMYLLQRWEEAAIAKNSNMPGSRIIDNAKSTSWPVKPPSGSFISWHLSWA
- a CDS encoding polysaccharide biosynthesis/export family protein, which produces MKKIRLYFYTVLAVSALSSCASSKKLSYFQNIPENSKPVPVDIADYIEPVIHPDDVLEININTIDPQAAVMINSRNGDARTPSPASGYLVDKEGFVEIPVLGRVKLAGMSTFEAKEYLQQLASEFYRSPVVEVRYTNFRVTVLGEVENPASYVMPNERVSIIDALGYAGDLTVYGKRNNILLIRKNPEGENVAVRMDITDKRILNSPYFYLKQNDIVYVEPSRTRLLNSDNTVPRYLTLAATLVSAYVLLIRYTSLGGN